One Candidatus Korarchaeum sp. genomic region harbors:
- a CDS encoding (Fe-S)-binding protein, with product MSVEFDSELSSELSRCLGCGGCNIPCPIFNVEDRVESSGMRSRVKILSMLSRGTIELTEGTLRHIFTCANCGLCNDYCPVGLNPFDLMVVARSSFIDMGYVPLVTVGIRDSFRKSGSPIGEDLIKGNWLPPDFQPKRDSDVLLFAGCWMHRATEVALNVMKILGKASENFTTIGPNEPCSGALLYLLGERDLADESKGRLLSTILDLNPKKVISGCSLTTNMYEGLGFVDLTSYIIDSVKSGRLKLNKYKGKDLSVLPVPSCSNESYLNALIMALDGVNLVDPPEWLCCDCGFTLMYREERGRFSNWVQKVLFTAGALGANHVVIEDIGCYTMLMDVLETKSRMKGIKISHISSFILEFMR from the coding sequence TTGAGCGTAGAATTCGACTCCGAGCTCTCTTCAGAACTTTCTAGGTGTTTGGGGTGCGGTGGTTGTAACATACCTTGCCCCATCTTCAATGTCGAGGACCGGGTTGAGAGTTCGGGTATGAGATCCAGGGTGAAGATCCTATCTATGCTATCCAGGGGCACTATCGAGTTGACGGAGGGTACGCTCAGGCATATCTTCACGTGTGCTAACTGCGGCCTCTGTAACGACTACTGTCCCGTCGGTCTTAATCCCTTCGATCTGATGGTGGTAGCGAGGAGCTCATTCATAGACATGGGATATGTCCCTCTAGTCACTGTGGGTATAAGGGACTCCTTCAGGAAGTCCGGTAGCCCGATAGGCGAAGACCTAATAAAGGGTAACTGGCTCCCTCCGGACTTCCAACCAAAGAGAGATTCTGATGTCCTCCTATTCGCAGGTTGTTGGATGCATAGAGCGACGGAGGTAGCTCTGAACGTGATGAAGATCCTAGGTAAAGCGTCCGAAAACTTCACTACTATAGGTCCAAATGAGCCCTGCTCAGGTGCTCTGCTCTACTTACTGGGGGAGAGGGATCTCGCTGACGAGTCCAAGGGCAGACTTCTGAGTACCATACTGGACCTCAATCCGAAAAAAGTTATTTCAGGGTGCTCATTAACCACAAATATGTATGAGGGTTTAGGGTTTGTCGATTTAACATCTTATATAATAGACTCAGTTAAATCGGGAAGATTAAAGCTGAACAAGTACAAAGGTAAGGATCTCTCCGTACTTCCGGTGCCCTCGTGCAGTAACGAGAGCTACCTTAATGCGTTAATAATGGCTCTCGATGGTGTGAATTTGGTGGATCCTCCAGAGTGGCTCTGTTGCGATTGCGGGTTCACGCTGATGTATAGGGAGGAGAGAGGGAGATTCTCGAACTGGGTTCAGAAGGTCTTATTCACCGCTGGCGCCTTAGGGGCAAACCACGTAGTGATCGAGGACATTGGATGCTATACTATGCTAATGGATGTTTTAGAAACAAAAAGTCGGATGAAAGGGATAAAAATTTCACATATATCAAGTTTTATATTAGAATTCATGAGATAA
- a CDS encoding FAD-binding oxidoreductase translates to MSELNVEKALEELSSYLGGSQLLREEVDRYSYSYDSSGMEFVPDAVVRPRNVEEVSVVLEIASKYGVPVTPRGSGTSLVGGPLPVRGGIVLDTQVMNRVIEKDENAGLVRVEAGIRVREVNDLVKDMFLPINPDGVGLSTVGGLIAENAASPLSAKYGPMEAHVMGLEVVLPDGRVISLEQPGPPSKRNVIGLIVGSEGILGVITSALLRLEYRPESRLSYYMELNDVSDSLFIQDAMERAGIEVSGFEVYHNYKELMEDRDLTGVEAIGFLEVSGSSDCVEKWRSRIDGILSEVALEHSEVEGSSLDGVWERREKIYEIAKRKKSSIRLVSMLSYKHLVRDIVQEIDKISSRMKIPSVTVIDPPLGWVTAVFLYNSRDPKEVERTNKAASNLIESASSLGASMGFGTGVGVHKIDENFDEGYLNLLRMIKQVLDPSGIMNPGKLI, encoded by the coding sequence ATGAGTGAGCTTAATGTGGAGAAGGCACTGGAGGAACTCTCGTCTTATCTGGGAGGATCTCAGTTATTGAGGGAAGAAGTTGATAGATACTCCTACTCTTATGATTCCTCTGGGATGGAGTTCGTCCCTGACGCTGTTGTCAGACCAAGAAACGTGGAAGAAGTATCCGTAGTATTGGAGATCGCCAGCAAGTACGGTGTACCTGTTACTCCGAGAGGATCGGGAACCTCGTTAGTTGGTGGACCGCTCCCGGTTAGAGGAGGGATCGTGCTTGATACGCAAGTAATGAACAGGGTCATTGAGAAAGATGAGAACGCAGGGCTGGTGAGGGTGGAAGCAGGCATTAGAGTTAGGGAGGTAAATGATTTGGTTAAGGATATGTTCCTGCCGATAAATCCCGATGGAGTAGGGCTCTCTACAGTGGGTGGGCTCATCGCTGAGAACGCGGCCTCGCCCCTCTCAGCGAAGTACGGTCCTATGGAGGCTCACGTTATGGGATTGGAGGTTGTGCTCCCTGATGGGAGGGTGATATCGCTGGAGCAACCGGGTCCTCCTAGCAAGAGGAACGTTATAGGTCTTATCGTGGGATCTGAGGGTATACTCGGTGTGATTACATCCGCATTACTGAGGCTCGAGTATCGCCCTGAGTCAAGGCTCTCCTACTATATGGAACTTAACGACGTCTCTGACTCCCTGTTCATACAAGACGCTATGGAGAGAGCTGGTATCGAGGTCTCGGGATTTGAGGTTTATCATAACTATAAGGAGCTAATGGAGGATAGAGATCTCACCGGTGTAGAAGCTATAGGCTTCCTGGAGGTCTCCGGAAGTTCAGACTGCGTTGAAAAATGGAGATCACGGATTGACGGGATACTGTCAGAGGTAGCATTGGAGCATAGCGAGGTTGAGGGAAGCAGTTTGGATGGTGTTTGGGAGAGGAGGGAGAAGATATACGAGATAGCAAAGAGAAAAAAATCTTCCATTAGATTGGTTAGTATGCTATCTTATAAACATTTGGTGAGAGATATTGTCCAAGAAATAGATAAGATTAGCTCTAGAATGAAAATACCTTCGGTCACGGTAATAGATCCGCCGCTGGGTTGGGTGACCGCCGTGTTCCTCTATAACTCGAGGGACCCCAAAGAGGTAGAGAGGACGAATAAGGCCGCATCTAACTTAATAGAGAGCGCATCCTCCTTAGGTGCATCTATGGGATTTGGGACTGGGGTAGGTGTCCATAAAATTGATGAAAACTTCGATGAAGGTTATCTTAATTTACTCAGGATGATTAAGCAGGTACTTGACCCCAGCGGGATAATGAACCCCGGAAAACTCATATGA